A section of the Gemmatimonadales bacterium genome encodes:
- a CDS encoding bifunctional serine/threonine-protein kinase/formylglycine-generating enzyme family protein, whose product MERELGRGGMATVFLAEDVKHHRPVAIKLLSPELAAALGAERFLREIEIAARLHHPHILPLYDSGEADGLLYYVMPYAEGESLRDRLEREKQLPLDDALQIAREVADALSYAHSHDVVHRDIKPENILLESGHAVVADFGIARAITAAGGETLTGTGMAIGTPAYMSPEQAAGSKDLDGRSDLYSLGCVLYEMLAGQPPFTGPTVESVVHQHLTMDPHPITSLRPAVPAEVAAALSRALAKTPADRFNPVALFAESLGAVPAARTAPQGAARVSRRRIWAVAAGLVAVGLVALVGAVAMLGARGRSARVRETLAAATAAAAAHRFDDVYERLSVAGLDVTDRRLAGLLPAAAGTVSITTDPAGATVEAIRVHPIAGFEARPPLNLGRTPITTRALVAGDYLIKLRGEGRQVLSLIVTIDVGTVRRIVRGLVPAADTALAGMVLVDSGTTAAVPTPGPVPSFLIGRHEVTNSQFRAFAASGAYRDSSFWPDVMLVGGRRVPRDAALREFVDRTGRPGPRLWSGGTFPEGEADHPVVGVSWYEAAAYARWAHQTLPKMAQWYRAAVGDGDGVYPWGNDAVTAEARANFGFAGSRPVGSFPLGVSPFGCDDMAGNAREWLADSTPRDQRLVAGGSWQDPPYMFEPGHAEAFDPGYSSAAIGFRVAVAAGATPKRGSDR is encoded by the coding sequence ATCGAGCGCGAGCTTGGCCGCGGCGGCATGGCCACGGTCTTCCTCGCCGAAGACGTCAAGCACCACCGCCCCGTCGCCATCAAGCTCCTCTCGCCCGAGCTCGCCGCCGCCTTGGGCGCCGAGCGGTTCCTGCGCGAGATCGAGATCGCCGCGCGACTGCACCATCCGCACATCCTCCCGCTCTACGACTCGGGCGAGGCTGACGGCCTGCTCTACTACGTCATGCCTTACGCCGAGGGCGAGTCGCTGCGCGACCGGCTGGAGCGCGAGAAGCAGCTTCCGCTCGATGATGCGCTCCAGATCGCGCGCGAGGTGGCCGACGCCTTGAGCTATGCGCACAGCCACGACGTGGTGCACCGGGACATCAAGCCCGAGAACATCCTGCTGGAGTCGGGGCACGCGGTGGTGGCGGACTTCGGGATCGCGCGGGCGATAACGGCAGCGGGCGGGGAGACGCTGACGGGCACGGGGATGGCGATCGGGACGCCGGCCTACATGAGCCCGGAGCAGGCGGCGGGGAGCAAGGACCTGGACGGCCGGAGCGACTTGTACTCGTTAGGCTGCGTGCTGTACGAGATGCTGGCCGGCCAGCCGCCGTTCACGGGACCGACGGTGGAGAGCGTGGTACATCAGCACCTCACGATGGACCCACATCCGATCACGAGCCTGCGGCCCGCGGTGCCGGCCGAGGTGGCGGCGGCCTTGAGCCGGGCGCTGGCCAAGACGCCGGCTGACCGGTTCAACCCGGTGGCGCTGTTCGCCGAGTCGCTGGGCGCGGTCCCGGCAGCGCGAACTGCGCCTCAGGGCGCTGCTCGCGTCTCCCGGCGCAGGATCTGGGCTGTAGCCGCCGGCCTGGTCGCGGTCGGCTTGGTTGCGCTCGTAGGTGCAGTCGCCATGCTCGGCGCGCGCGGGCGTTCGGCGCGGGTCCGCGAGACACTGGCGGCCGCCACGGCGGCGGCCGCGGCGCACCGGTTCGACGACGTATACGAGCGGCTGAGCGTGGCCGGTCTCGACGTCACGGACCGCCGCCTTGCGGGTCTCCTTCCCGCGGCCGCGGGCACCGTGTCCATCACCACCGACCCGGCCGGCGCCACAGTGGAGGCGATCCGCGTCCACCCGATCGCCGGCTTCGAGGCGCGGCCGCCGCTCAACCTCGGACGCACCCCGATCACGACCCGGGCGCTCGTCGCCGGCGACTACCTCATCAAGCTCCGTGGCGAAGGACGGCAGGTGTTGAGCCTCATCGTCACCATCGACGTCGGCACGGTGCGTCGCATCGTCCGGGGCCTCGTGCCTGCGGCTGACACCGCGCTGGCCGGCATGGTGCTCGTGGATTCCGGCACCACCGCGGCGGTCCCGACGCCGGGCCCCGTGCCGTCGTTCCTCATCGGCCGTCACGAAGTCACCAACTCGCAATTCCGCGCTTTTGCCGCGTCTGGAGCGTATCGCGACTCCTCGTTCTGGCCTGACGTCATGCTGGTCGGCGGTCGGCGCGTTCCACGAGATGCGGCACTGCGTGAGTTCGTCGATCGCACCGGCCGACCAGGCCCGCGCCTGTGGTCCGGCGGCACGTTCCCAGAGGGCGAGGCCGATCACCCCGTGGTGGGAGTATCATGGTACGAGGCGGCGGCCTACGCACGGTGGGCGCACCAGACGCTCCCGAAAATGGCCCAGTGGTACCGTGCCGCCGTTGGCGACGGAGACGGCGTCTATCCGTGGGGAAACGACGCCGTGACGGCGGAAGCCCGGGCCAACTTCGGCTTCGCCGGCAGCCGGCCAGTGGGTTCGTTCCCGCTCGGCGTGAGCCCCTTCGGATGCGACGACATGGCCGGTAACGCCAGGGAATGGCTGGCCGACTCCACGCCACGGGACCAACGGCTCGTGGCGGGCGGATCGTGGCAGGATCCACCATACATGTTCGAGCCGGGCCACGCCGAGGCGTTCGACCCGGGGTACAGCAGCGCCGCCATCGGCTTCCGCGTGGCCGTGGCGGCTGGCGCGACTCCCAAGCGAGGCAGTGACCGATGA